From the genome of Triticum aestivum cultivar Chinese Spring chromosome 1A, IWGSC CS RefSeq v2.1, whole genome shotgun sequence:
GcggaccatttggtcgccggagtcgcgtcggcggcgagcgcaggcggcggcgggttcGGGCGTAGGCGGTCCGGTGGCTACGGAGACCTACGGGGAAGAAGAGAGGGATGGGCAGGGTCGgaggctcacggcgagtcggacggggaggtcagcgagctcggagACGGTCCGGAGCAGCCGGGGCGACAAGGAGGATCTCCGGCGACCGGCGAGGAAGAGGATGACGTTGGCGGCATCACAAGGCTTccggcgtcctccgccttggtgaggaggaagaggggaacgaggcggggcttcttggcgcgtcggcgaggcgtggggtggccggtggccgtggtagagcacggcggcgccctctggtgcgctcgggaagagagggagagggagccagaggaggggaaagaggtccagggagagaggggagaggacgaGGGGGTCGGGGGGGGTGCGTGGCGGCGACCAGGCAGCCGGGGGGtcacgcaggcagggaggagccagcgcggctcgccggccatcgggcacgcagctgcttctcctcctggcaggaggaagaagacagtgctgcccctggtgggccgggctggctttggccagtaggccactacagtggtgggctgcacggtaaggtacctctttttttatatttcttgttttctattattctgcaactttgtggctttattaaaaatacttaaacacttccaaaaatcaccaaactgctcatgctcactgtatggaataaatccaacatgaaacatttcagtttgggattatttggacattatttcttatataacagaaataattccaacccaaatatattattgatttaaatcaaaggcccaaataaattatttctgtgactcccaaaatattggtttgaatttcacctcatgccaatattttcacagaataacaggaacattttcttggactcatttgatgagatttaaatgttggttatttttagaggttttctgaggcttggAAAATTCTTCAATTCAAATTtcaattgaatttaaacatgatgcagcaaccaaactagtccaaggccagggtaaagctagggctgtgacatcaCTGTGATGTTAAACCAGGTAATATTCTTCTTGATGATAACATGGTTGCACATCTTGGTGACTTTGGACTATCAAAGATAATTAGGGCAGATGAAAGCAGGCAATCACTCGCCGATCGAAGTTCCTCGGTTGGAATCAAAGGCACAATTGGGTACCTTGCACCAGGTATGCTGTTTCCTTCTTACTCCACATTTTCAGTAATTGCTTGATAGATATTTATGCAAGGCTTTATTAACATATAGACAAAAGATATGGTAACCTGCATCATATACCAAACATGAATTACAAAATAGAGTAGTAGGTTACATTTGTTCACCAGTTCAGGTACGCATCAACACAATTAGTAGATTGATTACCTCACATTTGTTCCTCTCCCAGCAGCCGCTTGGCTGCACCGTACATTGTTATTGTTGACTTGACAGTCGGTAACATTGTCTTAAAAAATCAGCCAAAGGATTATAAGAAGCTTTAAGCCTCCAATTCTTTTTAGTAATTATAATAAGCTTTAAGCCTCCAAATCGTATGGTTCCGTAATAATAAGAAAAAAAAACTGATTTCTTGTGTAGCTTCTATGCGATCCTTTTGTGGTCACCatatcaaatgagaatctaaaaaAAAATGTGTATCCATTTACCATAATTTGTTGTGCCGAGAATACAATTAactactactacctctgtcccataatgtaaaacgtttttccacactagtgtagtgtcaaaaagcgtcttacattatgggacggagggagtatatgtaaaCGACTAAGGAATTTGAGTGGAATGAATTATATTTataccatatactccctctgttctgaAATAGTTGTCGTTGGGGAACTTTTCCGACCAGGTGAAAACAGGATAAAGTACCAAACTACCCTCAATTTGAAATTCTTGTCGCTGGGGATCTTCGTCTTACTCCATCGCTCCTCCCCTTCGCCAGGCTCCATCCCACTGCTGCAGCTCCGGCGTCCGTCCGCGCCGGTCGCAGCTCCCTCATCGGGCGCCTTCCTCCGCTCCAATCAAGAGCCCAAACTCGTACGCAGCTCCCTCGCCGTCCGCCACAGCCTCCAGCCGCCCGCGACTCCTGGCCTTCGCGCCGCCCATGCTCCTCCCCGCACCGACCAGCAGCAGCGCCgcccgtgctcctcctcctcctgcctgaGCCTTCCAGCTCCTCGATTCAGGCACTGGAGCTCCGGATCCGGCCAATTGACCTCCGTCCGTGCTCCTCCCCGCACTGACCAACAGCCGCAGCAGCGCAGCCTgtgctcctcctcctgcctcagCCTTCCAGCTCCTCGATTTAGGCACTGGAGCTCCGGATCCGGCCAATTGACCTCCGCCCGTGCTCCTCCCCGCACTGACCAACAGCAGCACTAGCGCTGCCTGTGTTGCTGTTTGAATTGATCAAAATTGTTAATCGCCAAAGAAATTGATCGCCGGAGTTGTACCACTTCTTCTCGCCACAGACTGAAATTGATCAGATGTGGTGATTGACcaggacgtcttctcaccagtcaCAGCAAGCTTGAATTGATAGCCAGAGCAATTTTGAATTGATCAGCAAGGAGCAGCCACTGTCCATCTGTTCACCTGTCAAAACTAGCAGATCAACAGTAGGAGCAAGGATCAGCAAGGAGCAGCAAGGATCAGCAAGGAGCAGAAAATTGGCAAATTAGCAGATCAACAGTAGGTGAGCTACTCCATTTTTATGTGCTCCATCTGCTACAAGAAATTCAGTGTACTCATGCTTGTAATTGTACTCTTGCAAACAAATTACTCCATGCTAGTACTCCAGATCATGATTAAGAACTCAAGAAAACAATGTTAGTTCTGGCACTAAGTGTGGCTCTGCATCTGTGAGATCACTTCTGGTGTTAGTATTGGATCATGCAACTTCGGCTAGGATGTTCTTGGTTGCTTAATAACTTAACTAGATAGACATACTTAATGCAAAAAAAAAAGCAGGCACAAAGATTTCTTATACTAACCGTGTAGGATATGACACCAACACCAAATCCTTCAAGCAATCGTCCCATATACAGGAAAGAAGTGTCCTGTAAAACAAACGCTGACAAGCGCGACAGGTTCAGAAGCAGCAACAGCAAGTGGTGAAACTAAGCCTTTGGAAAATGCACTACTGTCATACTTTTGCGAAGGAGATGGCAAGCCAGCCGATGATGTTAGGAATAGCAGCAATCATACCACCATCCTAATCCTAATTTTAATTTTGCTCCTAGCTACTCCTAATTTTTAAGTACTCTACAGTAACAGAAAAGGTACTGAATTTTCTTAATTTGATCATACCACCATCTCAATGAATCAATGTTAATTAAAGGAgtacatttttttaattttcagtAGTACAAATTCCAACAACATCATCAGTCCAAAACATTAAGCTATTAACTGAATTTTGTGTGCATAACTGAATTTAACTGAAATTACATCTATCTCTGAAATTAATACCAACTGGTCCTTTGGTCTAAGTGGTGGTAATTCTTGAGTAAGTACATTCTTgacaaagagaagagaagagagaaaagaTTCATTTATTTTTAAAAGTACTGATGCAAGCAGTAGAGTACACAAAACCTTCAGTTATTTTAATTAACTGGGAAAGTTCCGGCTAATTTTATTAAAGGAAAAGGTTGAgttaattttaattaaaataaaagAAGAGAAGAGAATAGCAGAGCAAGCAATGCTACTGGTCCAAGCTAATCTGACTGGAAATCATAAACTACTGCAAGCAGCTCCATGAAAAGAAGTACTGCAAGCAGGCTACTCCAAGCAGTACTACACTAAGTAATGTCACTTCAAGTAGTACTACACCAACTAATCTCTACTGATGTCATTTAAAGCAGTAATCTCTTCAACTAATCTCTACTGATGTCATTTACAGTATTTTTGTAAACTGAATTTTTTGCCAAGGAAACAAAATTTTATAGCTTCAGGCCTAAGTACAGAATAGCTTCAGgagcaaaggaaaagaaaaacataCCCAAATTTCTGAAGTGTTTCAGGCATCTCCCAACAATTTGGACGGGCAAAAAGGGAGTTCTATTCTCGTCTATGAAATTCATACCAACAATTCTTCCTTCCAAATCAATCAGAAGACCACCAACGAAAATCTGAAGAAAATGGTACCAATGTTAACAAGTACTCATTCAATAAGATCCATACAAAGAATGTGAGCACTTATAGAGCTCAGCATGTCGAAAGAGAAACTGAATGTTGTACACCTCAGCATGTCGTCCCTTTTCGACCAAATTATCTACAGAAACATTGTACATTCAGTTTTCAGGCAAAAATGTTCAGAGATAATTAAGATACATAAAACTAATTATGGCTGGTAATGTTTCATTAACCTAGGAAACTAATTCTTGCTTTGACAGTAAACGGACAACAATTGACCATAACAATATTGTCATTCTTGATTTGACAGTAAACAGACAGCAATTGACTAATTCTTGCTTTGACAGTAAACATACAACAATTGACAGTACACAGACTGAATTTatatgttcttcttcttcttcttcttcttcttcttcttcttcttgtacttCTACTTCTACTTCTACTTCTACTTCTACTTCATCTTACATATTCATATCTTCAGGAGAAAATGGATCTCCCAGACCTCAAGTTCGCTCCACCTGCAGAAGATGTGGATGAAATGGATGAAAATGCAGAAAATGAAATGGAAGGACATGTAGGAGATGATATGGAAGGAGATGCCGGAGAGGGAATGGAAGGAGATGAAATTGTTCAAAATCCAGGTACAGTTACACTTGATCATTTCATCACTTGATCATTCCATCACTTCATCACTTGATCATTTCATTTATTCATTTCTTTGTTGTATGTCTTGGTGCAGGTGCTGGGCAAGTTGGTAGAAAAAATAAAACCCTCAATGACCAGCAAAAATTTGCTGCTTATGTAGCATTGCATACACTGTGTATGAGTAGAGGAGGCACTTTTAAGAAAACTGATACGCAAGATATTGCAAATTTTTTTGGAGTGGGTGTTTGGAATATACAAAGAATTTGGAGGAAAGCAATGTTGCAAATTCAACAAGGTCAAGAGGTAGATGTTGCCGATCAGAGAAAAGGAAATTCTGGAAGAAAGCCTAAGGACATTAACCTAGAAAAAATCCTAACAATCCCATTAAACAGGAGGTCTACTATTAGATCACTAGCCTGGCAACTAGGATGTAGCCCTACTACACTTCATAGAAAGTTCATGCTAAATTTGATTAGGAGGCATACAAACTGTGTGAAGCCGGCTTTAAAGGAAAAGAATAAGATGGATAGGATGAATTTTTGTTTGTCGATGCTTGATGAGGCAACAACAGCAACTGCGAGGCCTAAGTTCAAGACTATGCATAACGTTGTCCATATTGACGAGAAGTGGTTTAACATGACAAAGAAGAATAGAACATATTATCTGCTGGATGGGGAGGAAGAGCCTACGAGGCCTATACACGGCAACTGTATTGGCAAGGTGATGTTTTTAACGGCCGTTGCTAGGCCAAGGTGGGACAGCGAAGGAAACGTGACCTTCTCTGGGAAAATCGGTATCTGGCCATTTGTGAAAGAAGTTCCTGCTTAGAGGAGAAGCGACAACAGGCCCAAAGGTACAATAGAGACAAAGTCAATAAAGGTCGACAGAAAAGTGATGAGGGAGTTCCTGATAGAGAAAGTCTTGCCAGCGATACAAGCAGTTTGGCCGGAAAGTGATGCTGGACAGACCATCTACATTCAGCAGGATAATGCTAAGCCCCATATCTTGCCAGATGACCAGGAATTTCTAGCAGCTGTCGCAAAAACTGGACTTGACATCAGATTAGTACAACAGCCTGCCAACAGTCCTGATTTGAATGTGCTTGACCTTGGGTTTTTCAACTCGCTGCAATTGCTGACAGATTGTCTGAGTCCTAAAACACTACAAGACCTTATTGCAGGTGTTTTGGAGGAATTTGAAGGCTATGATGTTTACAAGCTCAACAGAATTTTCCTAACTCTAAAAATGTGCATGATTGAGATCATGAATCATGCGGGGGGAAATGGATATAAAATACCACATGTTAACAAGGAAAGGCTTGAGGGTCTTGGGCAGCTACCTCCAAGACTAACATGCGCGAAAGAGGTTTACACGAATGCCCTATACAACTTAGAGGTAATGGGGAGGGTTCAGTGATGAGGCTTGTTCGGATGCTTGAGATGAGGCTTGTTCGGATGCTTGAGATGAGGCTTGTTCCAATGCTTGACATGAGGCTTGTTCAGATGCTTGAGATGAGGCTTGTTCCAATGCTTGACATGAGGCTTGTTCAGATGCTTGAGATGAGGCTTGTTCCGATTCTTGACATGAGGCTTGTTCAGATGCTTGAGATGAGCTTGTTCAGATACTTGAGATGAGGCTTGTTCCGATGCTTGACATGAGGCTTGTTCAGATGTGGAGTATGTGTAGTTCCTTGAGATGAGACTTGTGCGGAGTGCATCCCATGTGAAATTACTCCATATGTGTAATACTCCATTTTGTGAGGCTTGTATGTGTAACTCCATTTTGTGATCATTTTTACTCCATATATTTTTTCTCCATTTTGTGAGACTTGTATGTGTAATTCATTTGCTTGTGTGGAGTACTCCATTTAAatgaaagagaagagaagagagtagTAGGAGACAAGATGAGTGAATTTAGAGATGAGAAGATAATTTAGAGAAGAGAACAAGCAAAGTAGTAGGAGAGGAAATGAGTGGGAGAGGAGAGGAGTATGGAGGGCACAAGGGAAGTACACTAAACTACAGATgcaagaagagaaagagaagagagaagaagagagaagagaagtcCTGCTGTAACTGAAAAAGTTTCAGTTAAGTAACTGAAAAAATTCAGTTAATGAACTGAAACTTACACCAAACTATTGCTGTCCTACACTAAACTACTGATGTCCTACACTACTGCAAGTGCTATACTACTGCAAGTCTGCAACTGTTAAATTAACAAAAAAAAGTTTCATTTAGTTTTACTTAAAGGAAAAGATTCATTTTAAGCTAATGTACCAAGTCAACAGAAGATTCATGACAAGATTAACAGTAGCAGAAGCTTCATGTGCTAAAATCTGAAGCTTCATGTGCAAAATTGCAGAATTTGCAAAACTGAAAATGTGATTCAGAAAATAAATAGCAGTGGAAACACGGGCCTCATTGCAGAATTTTGGAGCAGACTActgaaaagagaagagaaagagaagagaagagaagcgaAGAGAAGAGAAGCGAAGAGAAGAGAGCGAGAGTAGAGAAGAGAAGagtaagagaagagaagagaattcTTCGCACTGCTCCTCTTCCTACTCCAAGAACTACTCCTACTCTTAACAGAAagaaattaagttaattaacttaaaAAAGTTTTTTCAGTTAATTAACAGGAGTAGTTCTAAGGTGCAGAGTAGTTTCAGTTAATTAACAGGAGTAGTTTTAAGGTGCATAGTAGTTCTAAGAACTACTCCTACTCCTAAATTTAATTTACTGAAGAGAAGAGAAGTGAGTAGAATTACTCAAAGCCTTGCTAAACAGCAAATCCTATACTCCAGCACATAAAAGTTCCTACAGAGCAAGCAATTGGCTTTCTTCCAATTAGCTTGATACTCCACAGATTAGGTTGCAGCGAAAATGCACTACAGAGCAAACAATTACTCCAAACAAGCACTATTGATCAGCATCCTACTCCTGAAAACAAGCACTACTTGCACTTACAAATTCGGTGTTAATTACTGTACAGTAACACTGATCATGGGAGTACAAAAGGTTTCAGTTAATTTAAATTAACTGAAAAGGTGTAATTTATTTTCAATTACTGGACAGTGCAATTGAGAGTTTATTTACTGTCATTATTTAAGTTGCGATACAAACTATATGTGCATCCAAAAGAATTCGGCTATGAGTATCCGCTTACTAAGATTCGGTGCATCTTTTTCCTGAAGTTTAGCCAAGTGTTCTTTTCCTGAATGCTCACCTGCAGCAGCAACATTGCACAAAGAGGCGAATTCAGTCAAGTGCAGAGACGAGTCAGAGGCAAATTCAGTCAACATTTGCACAAAGAACTGTTGTCTCATGTAACTACAGAGGCCAGAGCGCCCTCATCGCCCACCAGGACCAGTCTGTACCTTTGTTTGCACGGGAGTGGTTGTCGTCCGCTTCGGCGAGCATCGCTGCCACGGTCCTGCAGTAGAGCATTCGCATAAGAGCAGAGCAGAGGGCAGCTGCTGCTCCCCATGTTCTCTTCTTCAGTCTTGAAATTGAGAGAGCAAGCAGCAAGAGGGGATGATTGCTGGAATTACCCACAAAC
Proteins encoded in this window:
- the LOC123061265 gene encoding uncharacterized protein isoform X4 — its product is MLAEADDNHSRANKGEHSGKEHLAKLQEKDAPNLNNLVEKGRHAEIFVGGLLIDLEGRIVGMNFIDENRTPFLPVQIVGRCLKHFRNLAFVLQDTSFLYMGRLLEGFGVGVISYTVNRWTVAAPC
- the LOC123061265 gene encoding uncharacterized protein isoform X6 — its product is MRMLYCRTVAAMLAEADDNHSRANKDNLVEKGRHAEIFVGGLLIDLEGRIVGMNFIDENRTPFLPVQIVGRCLKHFRNLAFVLQDTSFLYMGRLLEGFGVGVISYTVNRWTVAAPC
- the LOC123061265 gene encoding uncharacterized protein isoform X1; this translates as MRMLYCRTVAAMLAEADDNHSRANKGEHSGKEHLAKLQEKDAPNLNNLVEKGRHAEIFVGGLLIDLEGRIVGMNFIDENRTPFLPVQIVGRCLKHFRNLAFVLQDTSFLYMGRLLEGFGVGVISYTVNRWTVAAPC
- the LOC123061265 gene encoding uncharacterized protein isoform X8; this encodes MLAEADDNHSRANKDNLVEKGRHAEIFVGGLLIDLEGRIVGMNFIDENRTPFLPVQIVGRCLKHFRNLAFVLQDTSFLYMGRLLEGFGVGVISYTVNRWTVAAPC
- the LOC123061265 gene encoding uncharacterized protein isoform X7, whose translation is MASSDLLRPDPAPGPWQRCSPKRTTTTPVQTKIFVGGLLIDLEGRIVGMNFIDENRTPFLPVQIVGRCLKHFRNLAFVLQDTSFLYMGRLLEGFGVGVISYTVNRWTVAAPC
- the LOC123061265 gene encoding uncharacterized protein isoform X2, whose product is MASSDLLRPDPAPGPWQRCSPKRTTTTPVQTKVSIQEKNTWLNFRKKMHRILIFVGGLLIDLEGRIVGMNFIDENRTPFLPVQIVGRCLKHFRNLAFVLQDTSFLYMGRLLEGFGVGVISYTVNRWTVAAPC
- the LOC123061265 gene encoding uncharacterized protein isoform X9, with the translated sequence MASSDLLRPDPAPGPWQRCSPKRTTTTPVQTKIFVGGLLIDLEGRIVGMNFIDENRTPFLPVQIVGRCLKHFRNLAFVLQDTSFLYMGRLLEGFGVGVISYTF
- the LOC123061265 gene encoding uncharacterized protein isoform X5 codes for the protein MASSDLLRPDPAPGPWQRCSPKRTTTTPVQTKVSIQEKNTWLNFRKKMHRILIFVGGLLIDLEGRIVGMNFIDENRTPFLPVQIVGRCLKHFRNLAFVLQDTSFLYMGRLLEGFGVGVISYTF
- the LOC123061265 gene encoding uncharacterized protein isoform X3, with product MRMLYCRTVAAMLAEADDNHSRANKGEHSGKEHLAKLQEKDAPNLNNLVEKGRHAEIFVGGLLIDLEGRIVGMNFIDENRTPFLPVQIVGRCLKHFRNLAFVLQDTSFLYMGRLLEGFGVGVISYTF